From the Cloeon dipterum chromosome 4, ieCloDipt1.1, whole genome shotgun sequence genome, the window CGACCGAGCCGAGCACGCAACGCtagctgctgcttttctaaCAATTTATCGCGGGGTCACTCCGGCAGGCAGGGTATTCGCCTAGTGTGTATTTAATTGCTCTCAGACTCGCATCATTCCTCAAGTGCATTCGGCTacaaatttgttaattgcTCTTGCATGGAGATTGGCCCAAACGCTCTCCCGTCGGGATAAAAATTTCGTTTGAAGTAACGTATTTCTTTGAAtagatcaaattttcttttaggaACAGTTTTGATTCACAACAGAAGGGCCCTTAATGAATCTATGGTTCATGTTTTGTTAAAGCTtcatatgaaatttatttactgtaGTTTgctaaaactaaatatttcgTGGAAGATTCCAACAAACTAAATCCTTTTATTGATCTGAATTTTACTTGCAGCGGCTTTCTCTATTTAtagttctaaaaaaatatcttatcaaatttatatttttactgctgcaATAAAACACACGACAGCCATAAAATGCTACAGATTGAgcttataatattttttatctgtgcAGCTTCTGGATGTTTTcaatccaaaaaataatttatctcaaTTGAAAACCCCAAGCTAAcacccatttaaaaaataaatctgtttttttaacGTCAACTCTTACAAATTTGCACTTTAGCATACgtatttccctttttatttttattctttgctgGAAACTGATCTCCTAAACagattgcaaattaataaaattgacgtCTCACTATTTCCAAGCACTTAAACGAGCTGAGAATCAATTTACCTTATCTTGAAAAAAAAGCAGCGTGTGCCTGTCCAAAACTTAATTAACCACATTCCTCGATCCCACTATAAATTAGCGCCGGGCAATCACTTCTCGATCTGTGATATTGAAAAAAGGCCAAATTGCCGGTTTGTGCACGCCCGTCCCAATTACCACGCGGAGAGCCGGGCTCTGCTCCCACAtctaataaaagtaaaaagcacACAGCTCACAAATTGAGAGGAGCatgtatataataataatacggTGCCCGTTCGCTGcttggtaatttaaattaggcaCACActgccggctggctggctgcaggAATTTCCATCTCGAGCATCGCAGggctggagagagagagaaaaaggttTCGCCTACTTTTTATTACGTACGGTGCGCTATTTACAAGAGCGGAGGCGAAGCAGCCtgccaaagaaaataatagtaATGACGCGTGCAGTGAAGATCTCTCTTTTCCATCTCGCCGCATGTGCATGTATATACTGTATTATATAGGAATCGGGTGGATACGCAAATGGGCACTATCATCACGACACGCCGAGCCAGTCATGTCGGAATAGCTAACTGTACCCGGCATTatcatttctcatttttgctAGGATTGTTTTGTTCCCCGACTTATCTGTGTGTTTTTGCCGTCGAGTAAGTAGTGTGTCGGTACTCGAATGATTGCTCCTTGCCTGCGGATGCTGTGTTGTGTGGCGAGCGGCGgtaaataaagcaataaataactTGCAAACAGGGATTCTCGACTGCAGGCCGGAAAAGCGTGGAGCTCTTTTCGTGAAGGTGATTTTTCACGGTCACAAagcgtaatttatttatggtggagttaaattcaaataaaagtgGGCGAGACGACAGGAAAGCCTTGCTGGAAATtgctttatttctttcttttcggATGGAATTTCGTcatgaatacaaaattttgatgaaatttcaatcataTATTGTTGTAACTTCACGGAAATCATGGCCATTTCTGACTTTTGGAGAGGACAACTAGTCTGTGAAAGTTTTACTAACTTCTCAATTAGCACTAATGACAGCCAACTTTGGGCAGAACGCTTAAAGTGGTCTTGAAATGTGCTCTTCTAAAAAGCAAGACAGCACTTTATCTCACCTCAAAATACAACGAAACTAATTTAACACGATATAATCGGTACTTTTTTTAACTTCGTATTCGTCAGTATCTTTGAAAGGATCAATCGGAACAAACGCCCAGGCTGAAATatccaagattttttttttaaatttctgcgACAGATGGTGATTTTTGCATGCGGCataaaatttcgtaaattcCTATCTTTCAAGTATGGTTacaattttagcttttatttgttatttattgagAACAATTCAAGATTGACGCAGTGCTCGAAATATTTGCAAACATCAAAGTaggattttttaagcaaaataatgcaaatttatttttacctcaaTTTACCgtgactatttaaaaaaaatgggaaagtgcctttttaatttttagaaaagcgGCTGAAGTATGTatactataaaaaattaacttccctttaaaaacaattctcCTCCCGGGTGGTCTCTTCCACCCCAACTGTTATTCGgtcctgatttaattattgcacattttttagatgaattccataataagcaaaaaattcaatagacCACTttcttattgttaatttttgtcctgTAAAGGTCCGCTTTAAAAGGGCCAAATTTTGCTTCTAAATTTTCATGCAGAATCACGGACGTTTTTGAATTGAGAAGGAGCAGCCCATAGAAATGCAAACAAGCGCAGGATGTTGCAGATGCATTTTCCTCGTGCGGCGCCGTGCATGAAAAGAAAGGACCGAAACGAATGGAAagatatttattcaaaagtgCGGTGCGGTGCGGCTTCGTTGAAGCGTGCTTGCTGGCTGGCCGTGGCATTATTTGTATGAATGTTGGCGAGATGAATCTTTGGCAGCGGAATATCGGCGGGCGCGCACGGcctgagcgagcgagagatcATGTATCTATGCGGCTGCAGGGTCGATGACCCTTCAGGTGCTGTATGGAGCCAGGCCAGCCAGAGGCCCCCACCCACCCCCACCTTCGATGGATACCTTTGCGAGAGCAAGCCAGCGAACGAGCGAGTGCTGGAATATATATTGTAATATCGAGGCCTGGCTATCCAGAATAACCAGTCACGCCTTAAGTCGTGACATCTAAATGGTGTGCTCTTTAAGCCGCGCGCCGATGTTTGTTGCAGCCTCTCTCGCGATATGTGTTCCACGGCCCGCGGCGCCATTGTACATACATATTCTCATAGTGTGCCCCGCGTGCACTgtgcagtaaaataaaaatctgcccTGATCCCTTTTCCGGCCGTCGCCGCGCGTGGTCCTTGTGTGAAAGGTTTTCCGCACTTTCTCTcgataattaagtttttataGGCCTCCGGGatgatgaatatttattcGGTAATAAAAGGGGATTTTGCGCTTCTTACTTTTAGCACCGTTTAGCTCTCaagtgctaaaatattttaaataaagaggcatttttttatacccagcaatctttttttttaaataaattacgacTCACAGAGTATGTTTTAGCGTAGCAACTAATTCTCATTGACGTGctcgttaaaaaataaaataatatcatcttACTTGGGTCTTTCGTAAGGGCCTTAAATCAATCTGAGTACCGATTATCGTCATCGCAAATCTACCTTGCCTTAAAAATCagaacgttttattttttgtcaggtCCTATCTTAGAGGTTTTTCTTATCACTGAACTGGGTGAGCCACACTttgcattttgctttttaaattccagatGGGCTTACAAAATTGCTCGTCAGGATTTTCCCACAGTGCGTCGTTTGGAATAAATCATCCCAAAAGAcgcaaagaataaataaaatttaattattataaatccCACAGAATGATTGATATTAAATGACGGATTTCACTACTTGAACTCTTGATTaagttcataaaaatataatttttaaggctTTCAACATGAGCAGGTGGtcgacaattttttctgaacttaaaaaatcattattaatcaaatattgcgctggaaattttcgaaatttttgttttctatcCTGATTTTTATGTACTGCAAATTAAgacctatttaattttaattctgagaaaacaagaaaattgccACAGTTTGcttgaatttgtatttatttgaatctGTTCTCTTTTGATCTCttgacttattttttattggagaTGCAAAATATAAGTACactgaaaataatatcaagtgtttgcttttatttcaagggttttaaataatatactgAGATCAAACTCAATTCATCATTTCGCTATTTCAAAAAACTGAAtcaattttaggtttttttgttttaagaacgTCTGTTTTGCTCGGCTCTGACTTGCATTacgtttgcaaaaaaaaatttcaaggaaaaaaatgtcaagaaAAATGACTCTAAAATCTCTAATAACATAACTTTTAAAACACCTTTCAGAGTCGTGTGATTTTTGCGAAAATCATTCTGTAAAGAGTCCGATAATAGGgcagtttatttattagaaaaaggCAATGATTTCCATTCTATctaaaaaacactttttctagattaaattattctaaatttataatatatcttATGTATGACATTTCTCTTcctctcttaaaaatttaaagtaaaaaacctGAAAGATATCATTTTACGTTGCACTGCAATGAAGCTCCTAATTCTCATTGACGGGTAGAAATGCtcgtttcaaaaataaattgcagtcCTGGGTGGTTTAAATCAAACGACTGTTGAGAGAAGATGAATGTGTCATGCTGAGtcacttttaatatttccttcCCTGGGTGGCGTATCATGAGAAATGCTGTATGCAGCGATAGGGAGAAATTATCTCTGGAGGAGGCGAGAAGGAAACAGGTGGAAATGCTCACTTGAGATCGTCCTGCGACGAGGAcgacgagagcgagagagagagagagagagcgaagccgtaaaaacaaattcttcGCTCCAGAGCTGCTgcttatttgataaattatatatCTGCCGTGTGACGGCTCCGAAATTTACTCGCCATCTAAAATGAACTCTTGAGAGGGTCACATTATGTTTCGGTTTTTATGGAAGGAATGCTGTAAAAAGGCAAACTACACCAAATGggccttttatttttctctcgccTGCACGCACACACTATCTATAGATTGTCACTATACGTCGCCCTTCACACACACGTTATCTGCCCCttaaactttggtttttaaagGGCTCGATCCATTTCGCTTAAGCTTTTCCTTACTGGGCGACCGGAGCTCGTGTTATCTCCTCTTCTTTTTTTTGTGTCTGAAATAAAACCGGATAATTAATACCGCTCACTCCTCTAACAAGACGGTTACAAATTAGAAGATCACAACCTGACACTTTTTTTCGCTTTCTTTATGCCCATGCTCATTTAACACGGTTGTGTTTGACGTTCATTACCTAAACTCAACTGGTATTGTCTTACTATAGACATTTTTGCACGAtggagcttttatttttaaattctagtGGGAAGTAAGAATATTAACTCATTCAAACCATTTATGTCAATAAGAAAAAAGCTTGAACCAAAGAGAACAAGTCTGATTATTTCTTCACCATAAGAAAATAGCtattttcaaccttttttgCTGAACCAAGAAAAAGGCATTGACTTAATGCCTTGAGGACTTGCGGTTGATCTATCGTCAGTACCAAACttataattatattgtatAGAAATCCCTTGAGGgcaaacattttccaatttctACATTCGTGACCTAAAtagatgcatttttaaaaattaaattatcaagtcCTTTAAggaattcaaaacaaatatgaGTGCTCTAATTCCAAACAAATTTGTGAGCTGTTAGATAAATTTTCTATGGTGTTCCCAAAagagtttcatttttcaagacACAGATATTCGGTTTTTGCAGCCTTTTATTAGAACTTATGGTAAAAATGGTATAGaattaccaaaatattaaataaagtaattgcaagtatatttaaaaagttaaaaaaataaacaggagatgaaatcataatttaactgccaaaaatatatgttattcGCTCCAGGGTCCTggattataaataaaagaaatattttaaaataagtgtAACATTCAATGTTTATTTATCtcatattttatgtattcCAATTAGATCATAACAATATGCGGctaaaatatatcttttaattaattaaataatttaaactatttctatttaattttgttccagGATCTGGTGCTGTCGGCATCGCGCATCTCGACGGCGCGGGTATGGAAGAGTGCGTCAACACGATGATCCAGCGGATACAAGAGCTGTCAATGGGCTATGTCGAGGGCCGCGTCGAACTGCAGTTGATTGGCGGCTACTCAGACCCGAGAAACTACAGCGAAGCCATATTCTACAACGTGATGCGTAAGCCTCCACTCCACTCTTTCCTATTTCCGAAATAATCTTAATCGTTTCCAATATGCAGAGGCATTCCATAAACACCCTGTTGAGGTCGACCTGACCCTGTGTTGTCTCGGTGAATTGAACACGACAATCAGAGGCGGAATCCACTGGCCACTCGTGTACGGTGTCGGTAAGGAGGATTTTTTACTTCCTTAATTGATTTAGGACATCCTGAtaatttgctttgtttttctGCAGGGGTCAACACAAAAACAGGAGAaatttttccagctaattttaCTGATAAGGGTCCAGAGCAGCCTTTGAGAAGTGCTCGACACTTTACTGGAGGACGCCAGGTAAACCAAAATGTTTGTGCATATTTctgttattttgatttttactttatgCTTACATGGAAACTCTAAGGTTGCTAAGTTTCAGTTGGCGGGGATATTTTAACtccaaacatttttcaatggtGACAGCATTCatcaggaatttttttaattttgatattgctAGCAAGTGGTGACCAAGCttttaagaaatgaaatttttaaaaattaggcacggatttcgtttttaaattgaattttgaaggcAGTTTGAGATCTTATACTTTCAATAATCCTACGAAGAAACTGAAACGCTGCATCCTATGAGTTTCCTTTCAAGTTActtaaaaagacaaaattttgaaatattaactCGCACTTTTcgaaaacatttgaatttaaaaatatcagcgTGTTCAGTGTAAATAGAAAGCgaacaatttttccaaatttattaaattaaaatttaacactcaattatttaatttttggaccaaatgatacaaaaaaatggaGACGTTAACAAATTCtatcattcaaaattttcattacttgAACTTTTTTCCTGCTTAAAGAGTGATTCAGTCTTCTTTTATCCTTATCTTTAGGTTTTAAAACACATTGTCAAAGAACTTTTTACTTCAGTCAACATCTGCAGAGTCCCTTTCAATCACAagtctgaaaataaaactcgctGTGCCTTATTGTTTCCGAAACTGGAGCCAAGATCACcaaatttgtgtgttttttaaacatttattttggccGCATGAACGAACGACCGGActaactttttatttgaacctGTGGCAGGTGTTGGACATTTACGACAGCAACCTGGGCATGCTTCGGATAGGGCCGTTCAACTACGAGCCGCTGCGTGGCGCCGACCTGTGGCTCCAGCAGTCGGACGACTTCATCCTGCAGCATCTGTCCACCTCGCCGGACGTGGAGCCTCCTCATTATGTGATGCATGTGCGAGCCACGCTGAGGCACATCATGGAGAACCCGTTCCCCGCAGTCACGATATTCCCGGACAATCGGCCGCACTACTACCGCCGCGACGAGCACGGCAACTGGGTGCCCGTGCGCTACTGATGCACAGGTTGCACGCATTCTTTTCACTCCATTCGGGCCCGtgcagagaaaatattatattatttggcaatttttttaatgcgattTGCTTGTGGGAATCAGACCGCCGGCCGCATGGCCAAAATTGTGATCAAATCTCTCAGAATGGGAGAACGATAtgtatcttaaaaattatgacgTTTTGTAGAACACAATTTCTTTGCCAGTCGGTGATATTACGTTTTGTTATTTACTCGTAGAATGCGAACAAGTTAATTTTCCTTCATAAGATAATATCCGAGTAAATCAAAATGAGCTAATGGATCTACAGTGTAATTAGACGAATAATACGGCCTTGTCAAGATTTGTGGGCGAATCAATTCAATAATTGTAGTCAATCAATCGAGAGCATTTTATCACGTCTCCTGTTGCAtagtataaatatattttgttaactGTCGCGAACACAAAAACCGATCCACCCAGTTTGTACATAAGTGATGCGTGTATAAATGCAGGATGAAGAATTCTCTGGTTGTGGCTGGACGAGGCGGACTGGATTTTCTTCCGGGCCGCCGAATTTTCAGTGCCAAATGTTACGCGAAAGCAGATGTAATTAAACTAACGTTACTGcgttttttaaaacagatttaTCAACCGTTTGTgtacaacaattttttattactgtgCCAGttatttcgattattttatcATGAGATTTTTGTGTTGTAATATAACAGAATAAAGACGGTatgactaaaaaataaaattattaattttatttccaatcatCATCTTGCATCAGTTTCTTCATTTCAGCCGTCAGCCAGGTGTTTACCTCTCGGAGGCTCCGCACCTCTGTTCTCAGCtgaatcattttaatatcacagaGGTTTAGGGAGCTCTTCGGCTTGACTGTGACCGGCGCCTGTCGCAGTTGGGTTTTCGGCTTCAGCAGCAGTCCCGATTtaatgaacaaatattttaagctcaATTTTAGATCCTAATAgagaaaagcaattattttttgtttattttataaatgatttGTAGTTTTTATACCGTCGCGGGGATGTGCTCGTTGATGTAGCTAGTGTAAATCTCGTCCCACTCCCTTTTGGCGGCTCCAGTTAGCCAAGGGTAAATCAATAAAGAATGATTGTGGCACACAAGTTGGGTCGAGAATTTAGCTTCATATTGGCACCGACTTGGTTCTTTGATTTCGCTCAACTCGCCAAAAGTATCATTTTTACACTGCAGTacaacctgaaaatttctattaataataattattcattttaattttcaatacgACAACTCACAGTAGATGATCGATTCAATTTGTCATCACACTTGTCTCCTTGTACATATTTCATAGCCGTCAATTTATTATCGTAGCCTGCTAATTCCCATTCACCCCAGACCCTGAAATTGATCATTATTTAAGCATTCTGaatgttgatttatttattctctacacaaataatttgtttttgtgctAAATTAGACGTGTTGGGAGTCGAAGAGggtgattttattaatttttgggatagtaaaatgtataaatattatttggaacgaaaattgatcaaataatAAGACACGACGCGTGTGCtctttattattgtaaatacttttttcttttccaagTCTCCAAAAAGCAACAGAAAATCTCTGTATTTTTTGTTCGCATTTTAGTGATTTGTTTTTTGAttgtgagaaattttaataaaaattttttacccCAATACtcctttgtattttttaattgagacaGCAGGTGTTACTTCCTCttgtgtgaaattttgaaagggacagaaattatatttgtacctgaaaacaaacattagtgaaaaattagtgttttaaattattttattgataatatACTTTTGGTCCGTAAGAGAAAAACAGTGTCCCATCAACTGTTTTAAATGAGGAGGGCCGGAGTAATTTGCAGGCATGACAGTACTCGACCATTCATTGTTAATTTCGTTCGAGTTATTAGGCCACTTGATGTCATCTCCAATAGGAACATTtctaaaagcaaattttaaagaggaataatATGCGTAGCAATTTATAATATACATACTCACTCAATTTGATTTATAGGCAGACCAATGACTTTCATCGAAACTCTAGTATTTTCAGTTAGAGTGATGGTGGAGGCAATAATGAAAGcagtgaaaatgaaaatcatagttgacaaacgtaaaattaaatgaaaattcgaaagataaattttactcttatATTCACATCATCCTTGTTTTGTATTGTGTTGATGATTCAAAGTAGTTGTGCAAGTTACGGCAGATGGCTCGAGCGAGTCACGGCGCCAAAAAGAATAAAACTAATTATCTTGTACGGCCTTTATATTATATGGTTTTGAATCGAAAGGTTTAAATAAACAGATGAATgcgtttttataaaatgaatataatgCAGGTTTATTTCCAGTAGTAACATGGTACATTGATTGCAGTATACGGCACACACTGCGCTTTTGAAACTTGCTAATTATTCTCAGTATTATCCCTATTTTGTAGTCGACATACACAAATATATATAGTACTTTAGTCCCTTCATAGGATTTCAATTGAAACGAATTTTTTGAGTATAAAATACACAGTATTTCTCGTCTTATTTGAGAAGTTACATAATTCTGGTCTTGTAGTGTGCCACTTATTAACGTTTGTGTGTGGATAAAATTGTGGAGGCGGGGGCACAgtgtatttatatttgtaatgTGGTCTTGGGAGTTTGCGACATCCATTAagtagaaattaaatgcaattaatcTTACAAAACGAAAATCAGTTACTTGAATAATAAGGCACCCAGAAAAccagaaacattttttgcattattattttttttctttcgatcTCCTCTCGATTTTGTGACTAGGAGAAAAGGCAGAAAAATCAGTATAATAGTGAGAAGAGTATAATTATAGATCTCGAGCCTTAATTGCTATATTTTCCTATCATCGTACTAGATCAAGAACTAGGATTACATCGTCTGATTGTTTGCTTCGTTTACacattacaattattatatgATTGCATGCACAAACCAGATCATACGGCATAGGTaacaaaattgttaattttattgtagaGATATATTATAACAGCAGGAGTTTCCGGAGTTAAAAAGAGGAGGAAGCGTACAGTATTTTCATGTGAAATTTCCGTCTCCCAAATACACGGGGAAGACAGAAACTCAAAATCACTGCTGAGACTAATGTTTAACGTCTAAGCTCAaagtttttaagttttattaactcagattaaaattgttaattatcaCTTCTTGTTGCACGTCAGGGGATGGACCGTGAATGCGATTTAGTTAATGGACATTGcgaaaaagtttgttttcagGTATTGTTGTTGTATAAGGCGctaatatacattttaacaCGGGGGGCAGGTCCGGCTCAGCCGACGAAATTCGAGCACAcagccaaaattaaacaacgTGGGCAGTAAAGCTTTCGACTTTTGGTTGGGAGCTGCTAAAAAGCTGCCGCGCCGCACTGACCGGACCTCGGTTTTCATTGGGGGTTTTTTCTGCCTGAATAGTCCGTTCTCCAAGCCGTTTTAACTTTTATGGAGCTTTGATTTCAGGTTAAAGGCGAATCAAGGCAAAAACAATTAGAATTGTTGactacattttaaatttggatataatcaaaaattcgtacaattcaaattttaccggttttctccaaaatttacagcgcatggccagatttttatttttttcgtcgAGATCGATCTAACAGTGCATAACAATTTTaaggatttcaagtaggggAACAGTTGTTGAAAAGAATAACTTTgtagccacttttctaaaaaaaaatcacagtaAATATCagcttgaaatgaatttatgcatAGGCAACAAGGATTATTTCGAAGTTTCGCAATCCTttgaaataaaggaaaattattgtttggtgtcatcaagtgaaaaaatctttttccctGCTGCAATGAACTTGAACGGCTCAGAATCCTAACTATTCAAACAAATATCgtcacatttaatttataaaacgaCAGTTTACAATTATTGGGTTTGGTTAGTTTTCAGAATTAACGAATATTTCGGTGCAAACACATTAAGTAGTGAAACACAGCTCAACTGCAAACACACTAATAGTTAGATGACATTTCTCTCAGTGTAAgtacaaaaattagaaaatatctTTGATGCAACCAGAGTATTGTGcagattataaataatttctatgcCATCATTCGCTGCTAGCGTGTGATTGTGTGAGTATCGTGTACGTACGTGTCCTGACAACACACTAAGATACAATATATATAGTAACAAGGAAAGCACAGCACTTAATAAAACTCGCatttgaatataatatataatattatatatcaGAATGCAAAAAACTGCGGCGTGCAAAAAACCATGCACGAATATctatagtaataataattattgtgataCATCACATTAAAGGACTCGTAAAAGTGCCACATTTACCAACCAAAACAATTGTCAAACTAATTCCGCGCGATTAGTTCAGCAACAAGAACACAATTAGCTTAGGCTAGACTATGAACTTTTGATACCCTTCAATAAATAGATCACATCGAAGCTATCGTAGGCCCCGACAATAAGGCTCTTCTCGAACTGAGCCAGGGTCTTGCTATTTAATTGAACCTATCCTAAGTGCTTGTTTAGATTTGACGTCAGGATGGAATCGGATTTCTACACATTCAAGAAGCTGGCAATTTGCCACTCACGAAAAACTCGTTCGAACCCTCcggaaattttcgaaactATAAATAGATCAGTAGGTCTGTCTGTCTGAGTGTATAAAATGGACGTAAACCAAGACGTTTGGCAGGCAAGAATGAAAATGGCAGGTGGTGATACCTAGGTGGCCATGTCTGCGAAGCACTGGTTGATCTCCTGCTGGAAAGTCGACTTCAAGTCTTTGTAGAGCAGGAAATCGAGAATGGTCAGTTCCGACACGGGCACACCGTTGACTTTCAGACTGCGCACTTTGGTGTAGTACATCTTGCCGACGTACTTGCGGATCGCGTTGCGGCTCAGCATCTGCAGGCTCAGCGGCGTCCGCATGCAGTCTCTCAGCACAGAGGCCAGCTTGAACCACCGCACCGAGCGGTTTTGTTTGCACTGAAACCGGACGTAGTCCAACGCCGTCAGTCCCTTGATGTTCCGCTGCCACATGTTGGCCCCGTGCTTGTGCAGCACCTTAAAAAAGACACGAATTATCGTCAAAAGggtttacattttatttaaatatgttcCAATTTGGAATTTACTATCGATCTCTTGCACAAAAATtactagaaatattttttttattcaatgccagtttttttaagaaatcttTTAAGAGTATCACAAAACTAATCTTTTATGtatcgatatttaaaataaataagcatttGGTCCTGCAACttactttcaacaaccaaacgcgtattttactgttgcaagaaaaggttaacaatcaattcgacagtgaaaatttggttgcTTGTTGAGCGATACACAATTTTACCGCAACCAGGACGGTTTGataaaacatattatatttatacttAATAACAACTTAATAATTACCCCAGACTATCAAGTAAATgatagaaaaacattttatacaaATGTTTTGGGTGTTTTAGagcctctgctcagcacatccagTGGGCTATGAACACCACCAATTAGATAATATGAGGCCTGAGAGGCTGCAGAAGGATCTCGGGCCAATGTGGCCATCATTTTGCCTCCCTGCACCAAggaatttgattgaaacgccagacattttgTTTCTTAAGCCAGTTAAGCTGCtgaaaaggtgcgaaaacaGTAAATGGAGACGTGGAGAGTCGGTACCAGTGCGCCTCCTGCCCAGCCCATTGAACTATTTGAGCATCTCGAATCTCTTAATTACCCACCTTTTGCCAAATATCTGACATTAGACAACCAGAAATAGATCTCTGAAATGCTCACATatctctcattgctttgaaacgGCGAAgtattccttgacaaaaaattgcCTCTTCCAAACATTAATGGGCTTCCTTTATttccaacttttaattaatcggggttgcaaaataaaaactcattttcaatgcagtgcagtggtaaaaagcgttttttttcaattttaaccagtttcttgcaggtaatgtttgcacct encodes:
- the Ntan1 gene encoding protein N-terminal asparagine amidohydrolase isoform X1: MVVVLPGGPVRPEELPSDTRTLFMNHPSYKDSASQLLSIPTKVVGQMGLLYVQQREFAVTVPHDKNVTILGTDDATTCIIVVLRHTGSGAVGIAHLDGAGMEECVNTMIQRIQELSMGYVEGRVELQLIGGYSDPRNYSEAIFYNVMQAFHKHPVEVDLTLCCLGELNTTIRGGIHWPLVYGVGVNTKTGEIFPANFTDKGPEQPLRSARHFTGGRQVNQNVLDIYDSNLGMLRIGPFNYEPLRGADLWLQQSDDFILQHLSTSPDVEPPHYVMHVRATLRHIMENPFPAVTIFPDNRPHYYRRDEHGNWVPVRY
- the Ntan1 gene encoding protein N-terminal asparagine amidohydrolase isoform X2, with the protein product MVVVLPGGPVRPEELPSDTRTLFMNHPSYKDSASQLLSIPTKVVGQMGLLYVQQREFAVTVPHDKNVTILGTDDATTCIIVVLRHTGSGAVGIAHLDGAGMEECVNTMIQRIQELSMGYVEGRVELQLIGGYSDPRNYSEAIFYNVMQAFHKHPVEVDLTLCCLGELNTTIRGGIHWPLVYGVGVNTKTGEIFPANFTDKGPEQPLRSARHFTGGRQVLDIYDSNLGMLRIGPFNYEPLRGADLWLQQSDDFILQHLSTSPDVEPPHYVMHVRATLRHIMENPFPAVTIFPDNRPHYYRRDEHGNWVPVRY
- the LOC135943687 gene encoding N-acetylglucosamine-1-phosphotransferase subunit gamma-like; amino-acid sequence: MIFIFTAFIIASTITLTENTRVSMKVIGLPINQIENVPIGDDIKWPNNSNEINNEWSSTVMPANYSGPPHLKQLMGHCFSLTDQKYKYNFCPFQNFTQEEVTPAVSIKKYKGVLGVWGEWELAGYDNKLTAMKYVQGDKCDDKLNRSSTVVLQCKNDTFGELSEIKEPSRCQYEAKFSTQLVCHNHSLLIYPWLTGAAKREWDEIYTSYINEHIPATDLKLSLKYLFIKSGLLLKPKTQLRQAPVTVKPKSSLNLCDIKMIQLRTEVRSLREVNTWLTAEMKKLMQDDDWK